One stretch of Pedobacter riviphilus DNA includes these proteins:
- a CDS encoding RagB/SusD family nutrient uptake outer membrane protein, whose product MKRIILMICVCASIVACKKNSDFLDSKADTGETEATVFSDSLKSMRFLTQIYSSASYSFAKGRFSSHGNTEMATDDAEYAYSGPTQNAVIMYNGTLSPTNFWSGGGLPDFWTTPYTNIRRVNLMLSKLPIIPLSEAKKKRITGELRFLRAWYYHLLLINFGGIPLEGDNVYGITDVIDLPRSTFEESVNYITAELDAAANILPVTTDYAEQDYGRVTKGACLALKSRVLLYGASPLFNGGAISQASAAVKPVVSYPSYSVARWQKAADAAEALINTGTYSLFEDNTTAPGYGFYNVFLKRVNSEYIFTFNRPSNRDFEGYYNPPSRGGAKNSTPTQQLAAAFPMKNGKAITDPTSGYDATNPYANRDPRFGYSIIFNQSLYYSTTTSTKIPVNTYNGAATDGYTSNGTGPTTTGYYARKMCDENISSNSSFNTERGWPLIRYAEILLNYAEAINETGQTALAYPKLVAIRKRAGITAGADNLYGLKANMTVDEMRAVIQNERRIELMNEDHRWNDIRRWKIAVDVNNGYNKAINITKTGNVYTYQVVNTIRMHVFNPQHYLMPIPQSEVSKMPSMLQNPGY is encoded by the coding sequence ATGAAAAGAATAATATTAATGATATGTGTATGTGCTTCAATTGTGGCATGTAAAAAAAACAGTGATTTTTTAGATAGTAAAGCTGATACGGGTGAAACAGAAGCTACGGTATTTTCGGATAGTTTAAAATCTATGCGTTTTCTTACCCAGATTTATAGTTCGGCATCCTATAGCTTTGCAAAAGGCCGCTTTAGTAGCCATGGCAATACCGAAATGGCTACCGATGATGCAGAATACGCATATTCAGGACCAACGCAAAATGCCGTGATTATGTATAACGGAACACTTTCGCCCACTAATTTTTGGAGTGGCGGCGGCTTGCCCGATTTTTGGACTACCCCTTACACAAATATCCGTAGAGTAAATCTAATGTTGTCTAAACTACCGATTATTCCACTTTCTGAAGCCAAAAAGAAACGCATTACTGGCGAATTGAGGTTTTTACGGGCATGGTATTACCATTTATTATTGATCAATTTTGGCGGAATTCCACTTGAAGGCGATAATGTTTATGGCATTACCGATGTGATCGATCTTCCACGTTCAACATTTGAAGAATCGGTTAATTATATCACTGCCGAACTGGATGCGGCTGCAAATATTTTACCCGTTACCACTGATTATGCTGAGCAGGATTATGGTAGAGTAACTAAAGGCGCATGTTTAGCCTTGAAATCGAGAGTTTTATTATATGGGGCTAGTCCATTGTTTAATGGTGGAGCCATTTCGCAGGCCTCAGCCGCAGTAAAACCAGTTGTTAGTTATCCAAGTTATAGCGTGGCGCGTTGGCAAAAAGCAGCCGATGCGGCAGAAGCATTAATTAATACTGGTACTTACAGTTTGTTCGAAGACAATACAACCGCACCAGGTTATGGTTTTTACAATGTGTTTTTGAAGAGGGTTAATTCGGAGTATATTTTTACATTTAATAGGCCCTCTAACCGCGATTTCGAAGGGTATTATAATCCACCTTCAAGGGGAGGCGCAAAAAACTCTACACCAACCCAACAACTGGCTGCAGCTTTCCCAATGAAAAATGGAAAAGCAATTACGGATCCTACATCTGGATATGATGCCACAAATCCTTATGCAAACCGCGATCCAAGATTTGGCTATTCCATTATTTTTAATCAGTCACTATATTACAGCACTACAACGAGTACCAAAATTCCGGTAAATACCTATAATGGAGCTGCAACCGACGGTTATACTTCGAACGGAACAGGACCAACCACTACAGGTTATTATGCCCGCAAAATGTGCGATGAAAACATTTCAAGTAACAGTTCTTTCAATACCGAAAGAGGCTGGCCACTGATTCGCTATGCAGAAATTTTGTTGAATTATGCCGAAGCCATTAACGAAACTGGGCAAACAGCATTGGCTTATCCAAAACTGGTAGCCATCCGTAAAAGAGCAGGTATTACTGCAGGTGCCGATAATTTATATGGTTTAAAAGCCAACATGACCGTTGATGAGATGAGAGCGGTAATACAGAACGAACGCCGCATTGAACTGATGAACGAAGATCACCGCTGGAACGACATTAGAAGATGGAAAATCGCAGTGGATGTAAACAATGGCTATAATAAAGCGATTAACATTACAAAAACGGGCAACGTGTACACTTATCAGGTGGTAAATACCATCCGCATGCACGTTTTTAATCCTCAACATTATTTAATGCCGATTCCACAATCGGAAGTTTCCAAAATGCCTTCAATGTTGCAGAATCCTGGCTATTAA
- a CDS encoding glycoside hydrolase family 16 protein: MQNKIKLFVLLLSVASISSCTINKEQNFSNAYVKEGYKLVWSDEFNKDGAPDPANWDYEKGFVRNEELQWYQPENAFCKDGKLIIEARKEVKPNPLYVEGSKDWRKKTQNIEYTSACIITKGLQSWQYGRFEMRGKIDISDGLWPAFWTLGVKGRWPANGEIDIMEYYQGKLLANIASLGPDKKAKWFSNTKPVAGLGGKKWAAEFHVWRMDWDEKAISLFVDGMLLNKTNLSDLKNDDGLDFHPFKQKHYILFDLAMGGMNGGPLNNTKFPNRMEIDYVRVYQK, encoded by the coding sequence ATGCAAAATAAAATCAAGCTTTTTGTTCTTTTATTATCAGTTGCTTCTATATCTTCCTGCACCATTAATAAGGAACAGAATTTTTCGAATGCCTATGTTAAGGAAGGTTATAAACTGGTTTGGAGTGATGAATTTAATAAAGATGGTGCTCCCGATCCAGCCAATTGGGATTATGAGAAAGGTTTTGTCCGTAACGAAGAGCTGCAATGGTATCAACCAGAAAATGCTTTCTGCAAAGATGGTAAATTGATTATTGAAGCTAGAAAAGAAGTAAAACCTAATCCGCTATATGTAGAAGGGAGTAAAGATTGGCGTAAAAAAACTCAAAATATCGAATATACCTCGGCATGTATCATCACTAAAGGTTTACAGAGCTGGCAATATGGGCGATTTGAGATGAGAGGAAAAATTGATATCTCGGATGGGCTCTGGCCTGCATTTTGGACACTGGGTGTAAAAGGCCGCTGGCCTGCAAATGGGGAAATCGATATTATGGAATACTACCAGGGAAAATTATTGGCCAATATCGCAAGTTTAGGACCCGATAAAAAGGCAAAATGGTTTAGTAATACAAAACCTGTAGCCGGATTGGGCGGTAAAAAATGGGCAGCTGAATTTCATGTATGGCGCATGGATTGGGATGAGAAAGCTATTAGTCTGTTTGTTGATGGAATGCTCTTGAATAAAACCAATTTAAGCGACCTTAAAAATGATGATGGTTTAGATTTTCATCCTTTTAAACAAAAACATTACATCTTGTTCGATCTGGCTATGGGTGGCATGAACGGTGGACCATTAAATAATACTAAATTCCCTAATAGGATGGAGATAGATTACGTTAGAGTATACCAGAAATAG
- a CDS encoding OmpA family protein, producing the protein MNIIKNLLFTTFLALFTLTMYSCKTKKLVAKPTPAPVEKPAPPVEEKKPAPAPEKEEAPAPAEKPNFNLDNIQFEFNSFVLKTSSFSILDKAVTEMKKSPNTKFILNGHSSAEGTPEHNMQLSVDRANAVKSYFINAGLNGNNFTVVGHGEKEPISSNASEEGRILNRRTEIKVQN; encoded by the coding sequence ATGAACATTATCAAAAACCTTTTATTTACTACGTTCCTAGCTTTGTTTACCCTTACGATGTACTCTTGTAAAACAAAAAAACTGGTAGCAAAACCTACTCCAGCACCTGTTGAAAAACCAGCGCCACCGGTAGAAGAGAAAAAACCAGCGCCAGCACCAGAGAAAGAAGAAGCTCCTGCTCCAGCAGAAAAGCCCAATTTTAACTTAGATAATATTCAATTCGAGTTTAATTCATTTGTACTTAAAACATCATCATTCTCTATCCTGGATAAGGCCGTTACAGAAATGAAAAAATCGCCAAACACAAAATTTATCCTTAATGGCCACTCATCTGCCGAAGGTACACCAGAGCACAACATGCAACTTTCTGTTGATCGTGCAAACGCAGTAAAATCGTACTTTATAAACGCCGGCTTAAACGGAAATAATTTCACAGTTGTTGGCCATGGCGAAAAAGAACCTATTAGCAGCAATGCCAGCGAAGAAGGTAGAATACTGAACAGAAGAACTGAAATAAAAGTTCAGAATTAA
- a CDS encoding NUDIX hydrolase, with protein sequence MIEYSRQPHYLVAVDCIVFGFDGEHLKILLVKRGLEPEINKWSLMGGFVGADESPDDAANRVLKKMTGLEGVYLEQMQIYGEPGRDPIERTLSVGYFALIDIHKYEAQLNDDYKAEWFLINDKPKLIFDHNQMVADARKKLRYKAALHPILFEMLPKKFTIPQLHILFEEVNDTKIDTRNFSRKITSTGLLIKLAEKDRTGSKKGAFYFKLDKKKYNANSQAFLNLMPNLKA encoded by the coding sequence ATGATTGAATATTCCAGGCAACCGCATTATCTTGTTGCTGTTGATTGTATAGTGTTTGGATTTGATGGTGAACACCTTAAAATTCTATTGGTTAAGCGGGGTTTAGAACCCGAAATAAACAAATGGAGTTTAATGGGAGGCTTTGTAGGCGCTGATGAAAGCCCGGATGATGCGGCAAATAGGGTGCTCAAAAAAATGACAGGTTTAGAGGGCGTTTACCTGGAGCAGATGCAGATTTATGGAGAACCTGGCCGCGACCCAATTGAAAGAACACTTTCTGTTGGATATTTTGCCCTTATTGACATACACAAATACGAGGCACAGTTAAACGACGACTATAAGGCCGAATGGTTTTTGATCAATGATAAGCCGAAACTTATTTTCGACCATAACCAAATGGTTGCTGATGCACGAAAAAAACTAAGATATAAAGCTGCCCTCCATCCTATTTTGTTCGAGATGCTGCCTAAAAAATTTACAATTCCACAGTTGCATATTCTTTTTGAGGAGGTAAACGATACTAAAATCGATACCAGAAATTTCAGTCGAAAAATTACTTCAACGGGATTATTAATTAAACTGGCCGAAAAAGATAGAACAGGCTCTAAAAAGGGAGCATTCTATTTTAAATTAGATAAAAAGAAATACAATGCTAATTCGCAGGCATTCTTAAACTTAATGCCAAATTTAAAGGCCTAA
- a CDS encoding UDP-glucose--hexose-1-phosphate uridylyltransferase: MNQTFELDSNPHTRLNILTGEWVLVSPHRTKRPWQGKVEDITPDNRPEYDPKCYLCPGNGRADGDSNPEYTDSFVFNNDFAALLQDTPAGEMNEGDLLVANNQRGLCRVISFSPKHNLTLPEMSVEAITAVVNVWQNEFNSLAENDWIKYIQIFENKGEIMGCSNPHPHGQIWSQGDIPLEIAKETERQKTYYAIHRRSLLADYLKLEQKKNERIIFENDHFAVLVPFWAVWPYETMIISKRHVNSIKLFTAAEKKSLAEAIKILTTKYDNLFETSFPYSAGMHQAPVNNSYYPEWHWHMHFYPPLLRSASVKKFMVGYEMLANPQRDITPEFAANRLKEMSTIHYKTSKAED, translated from the coding sequence ATGAACCAAACATTCGAATTAGACAGTAACCCACATACCAGGCTTAACATATTAACCGGCGAGTGGGTTTTGGTATCACCACACCGCACTAAAAGGCCATGGCAAGGCAAGGTTGAAGACATCACACCAGATAACCGCCCCGAATATGATCCTAAATGTTATTTATGCCCTGGAAATGGTAGGGCAGATGGCGACAGTAACCCGGAATATACCGATAGCTTTGTTTTTAACAACGATTTTGCTGCTTTGTTGCAAGATACACCAGCTGGTGAAATGAATGAAGGTGATTTATTGGTAGCCAACAACCAGCGTGGTCTTTGTAGAGTAATCAGCTTTAGTCCTAAACATAATCTAACTCTTCCCGAAATGAGTGTAGAGGCCATAACAGCTGTGGTTAACGTTTGGCAGAATGAATTTAATAGCCTGGCGGAAAACGACTGGATCAAATACATTCAGATTTTCGAGAATAAGGGCGAAATAATGGGCTGTAGCAACCCGCATCCGCATGGACAAATCTGGTCGCAGGGCGATATTCCTTTAGAAATTGCCAAAGAAACCGAACGCCAGAAAACTTACTATGCCATTCATAGAAGAAGTTTACTTGCCGATTATTTAAAGCTGGAGCAAAAGAAAAATGAGCGCATTATATTTGAAAACGATCATTTTGCAGTGCTTGTGCCTTTTTGGGCAGTTTGGCCATACGAAACCATGATTATCAGCAAACGCCATGTAAATAGCATTAAATTGTTTACAGCGGCGGAAAAGAAATCGCTGGCAGAAGCCATTAAAATACTCACCACAAAATACGATAACCTGTTCGAAACCTCATTCCCATACTCTGCAGGTATGCATCAGGCACCGGTAAACAATAGTTATTACCCTGAATGGCATTGGCACATGCATTTTTATCCACCATTATTGCGCTCGGCATCAGTTAAAAAATTTATGGTGGGTTACGAGATGCTGGCTAACCCTCAGCGTGATATCACTCCCGAGTTTGCGGCAAACCGCCTGAAAGAAATGTCTACTATACACTATAAAACCAGCAAGGCTGAAGACTAA
- a CDS encoding galactokinase has product MNAQHFKSTFKRLFNAEPILVRSPGRINIIGEHTDYNGGFVMPAAIDKAIYVAISKREDDEIHLFSESYQQFDISSIKSLSKSENSWANYILGVADQLKERGYQLGGFNFYIDGDVPLGAGLSSSAAVECATGFALDQLFSLEVSKMDLALIAQKAEQTFAGVNCGIMDQFASVFGKKDQAIMLDCRSMKHIYIPLKLDGYKLLLLNTNIKHALADSAYNKRRAQCEQGVAWVKEHYPNVNTLRDIDLSMLEVYVKPKDEDVFAKCSFVVKEIGRLLTAAEQLENGNLQGLGNLMFETHEGLSKDYEVSCKELDFLVEAVKPLDYVLGARMMGGGFGGCTINIVKEEKIADLIEALSSKYLLQFGLKLDSYTVQTDNGTSLFN; this is encoded by the coding sequence ATGAATGCACAACATTTTAAAAGTACGTTTAAAAGACTTTTTAATGCCGAACCTATTTTGGTCCGTTCGCCAGGAAGGATTAATATTATTGGCGAACATACCGATTACAATGGTGGTTTTGTAATGCCTGCCGCCATTGATAAGGCCATTTACGTGGCCATATCAAAAAGAGAAGATGATGAAATTCATTTGTTTTCAGAGAGTTATCAGCAGTTTGATATCTCATCGATAAAAAGCTTAAGCAAATCAGAAAATAGTTGGGCAAACTACATTTTAGGTGTGGCCGATCAGTTAAAAGAAAGAGGCTATCAATTGGGAGGCTTTAACTTTTATATCGATGGCGACGTGCCTTTAGGTGCAGGTTTATCATCATCAGCAGCTGTAGAGTGTGCAACGGGTTTTGCACTCGATCAGCTTTTTTCGCTTGAAGTTTCCAAAATGGATCTTGCTTTAATTGCCCAAAAGGCTGAACAGACTTTTGCTGGTGTTAACTGTGGTATCATGGATCAGTTTGCCTCTGTATTTGGCAAGAAAGATCAGGCCATCATGCTTGATTGCCGATCGATGAAACACATTTATATCCCTTTAAAATTAGATGGTTACAAACTGTTGCTTTTAAATACGAATATAAAGCACGCCCTTGCAGATTCGGCTTATAATAAAAGAAGAGCCCAATGCGAGCAAGGTGTAGCCTGGGTAAAAGAACATTACCCTAACGTAAATACATTACGCGATATAGATCTAAGTATGTTAGAAGTTTATGTTAAGCCAAAAGATGAAGATGTATTCGCAAAATGCAGTTTTGTAGTGAAAGAAATCGGGCGTTTACTTACAGCGGCAGAACAACTTGAAAACGGCAATCTGCAAGGTTTAGGAAATTTGATGTTCGAAACACACGAAGGTTTAAGTAAAGATTATGAAGTTAGTTGCAAAGAATTGGATTTCTTGGTTGAAGCGGTTAAACCACTAGACTACGTACTGGGTGCCAGAATGATGGGCGGTGGTTTTGGTGGTTGTACCATCAATATTGTTAAAGAAGAAAAAATTGCAGACTTAATTGAAGCGTTATCTTCAAAATATTTATTGCAGTTCGGCCTCAAGCTTGATTCTTACACTGTTCAAACCGATAACGGAACCAGTTTATTCAATTAA